The following are encoded together in the Drosophila takahashii strain IR98-3 E-12201 chromosome X, DtakHiC1v2, whole genome shotgun sequence genome:
- the LOC123002737 gene encoding uncharacterized protein, whose amino-acid sequence METLSSIQQVPAQPVKKPDHPQFGGQKSEFEINKQQEIQKSVSARMEFTTKLEQDDMEGVDENEWQE is encoded by the exons ATGGAGACAT TATCTTCCATACAGCAAGTGCCAGCGCAGCCTGTGAAGAAACCGGATCATCCCCAGTTCGGCGGTCAGAAGTCGGAATTCGAGATCAACAAACAGCAGGAG ATCCAGAAATCGGTTAGCGCGCGCATGGAGTTCACCACCAAGCTGGAGCAGGACGACATGGAGGGCGTGGACGAGAACGAGTGGCAGGAGTAG